TAGGTGACGTGTTCGACTTTTTCTTGCTCGGGTTCCGGCACATAATGAATCGCAGTCTTATTCTTGTTTTGGGCCAGATGCCGATCGACGCAATTGTAGCTGGCGTTTATTTTACCGCCCTTGAACCACTTCCAGCAGGGCGCATCGCTGGTATCCAGGATTTCATCCCAGTATTCATACCAGTCGAGAAGATCGGCATATTCTTTGAAGCAATTGGGAAAATTGTCCAGGCTAAAGCGCTCATAGACGCCTTCATCGCTCATATTGGCCTGGGCAATAAACTTAACAGAAGGTTTGATAAGCTCTTCTTCACCCCAGTGGACCGCAATTTCAGCTTCAGAAGTTTCGACGACTTCTTTTTCTGCCATAATATCCCCCTTTCTTTGACAGTTTTACATCAAAATGGTCTTAAAGTGTTTGAATAATGATGATAAATTTGGGTTCGGCTATACAGCATTTAGAAATGAATATAATTTATTTTATATGTTAAATTGTAATTTATTTATAAATTATAAATTTTATTCATTATTTGATGGGTTGGGCTTGATTATAAAATTTTAATGTTTTTACATCTTTTTTTAGGTGCTTGTCAACATGATTTTTGTTCATTTTACATATTTTTTTACGAGGTCAGTTTCACCGCTTGAGACCTGCTATTCAGCCGTCATATCCGTGACCCATTTGGAAGAGGCGCGACCACTCCAGTCTTGCATTTGACAGCGGCTATGGTTATCTTTAAGTCATGAAATCACATGATGAAAAAATTCCGGACCCAAAGGAATTAGAGAAAGAAATCGGCGAGTTTTTGTCAAAAAAATACGGCCAAAACGTCAAAATTGTCACACCGGTGGTTTTGCCCGAGGAAAATGCTGTCGATACGGTTAAACCGACTCCCAAACGCAAAAAGGAAATCAATTTTGATTTGAAGCCCGAGGAGCTAATCGCCTATCTGGATCAGTTTGTCGTCAAACAGGACAGTGCCAAAGCGATTCTGGCTACCAAAATCTGTACCCATTTTAATCGCATCCGGCGCTCTCGGGAAGGCCAGGAACCCACTGAAAACGCATCCAAGGTGGGCAACATCAAAAACAATGTCCTGATGATCGGGCCCACCGGCGTGGGCAAGACGTATATTATCAAGTTAATCGCTGCTAAAATCGGCGTTCCCTTTGTAAAGGGTGATGCCACCAAGTTTAGCGAAACCGGCTATGTCGGCGGTGATGTTGAAGACCTGGTGCGCGACCTGGTGCGCGAAGCCGATGATGATATCGAA
The DNA window shown above is from Desulfobacterales bacterium and carries:
- a CDS encoding acetyl-coenzyme A synthetase N-terminal domain-containing protein, with the protein product MAEKEVVETSEAEIAVHWGEEELIKPSVKFIAQANMSDEGVYERFSLDNFPNCFKEYADLLDWYEYWDEILDTSDAPCWKWFKGGKINASYNCVDRHLAQNKNKTAIHYVPEPEQEKVEHVT